From Dictyoglomus sp. NZ13-RE01, one genomic window encodes:
- a CDS encoding prepilin-type cleavage/methylation domain-containing protein, whose protein sequence is MRKGFTLTELLISIAVSFIVITAIVNFLIIGSQSYQRVNRNIDLQRNARLVSDRLIREVKRAQIIDPLSDSGSLIFSYYIYTVSSGIISSTLSTVRYYVDSAGILRRQVKQGTLWVGNNPLTENNIKVLLPLFSYLNYSGNSVAPNNAKVIAVSLKLDVNKDNQADYTLTFSIYLPVTENYFLR, encoded by the coding sequence ATGAGAAAGGGATTTACATTAACAGAGCTTTTAATAAGTATTGCTGTTTCTTTTATTGTAATAACCGCAATAGTTAATTTCTTGATAATTGGTTCCCAGAGTTATCAAAGGGTGAATAGAAATATTGATTTGCAAAGGAATGCTCGCTTGGTTTCTGACAGGTTAATTAGAGAGGTTAAAAGGGCTCAGATTATTGATCCCTTATCAGATAGTGGTAGCCTAATATTTTCCTATTATATTTATACGGTTTCTTCAGGTATAATATCTTCAACTCTTTCTACGGTGAGGTATTATGTGGATAGTGCAGGTATTCTTAGAAGACAAGTAAAGCAAGGAACATTATGGGTAGGAAATAATCCATTAACTGAGAATAATATTAAAGTTTTACTGCCCCTATTTTCTTATTTAAATTATTCAGGAAATTCTGTAGCTCCAAATAATGCTAAAGTAATAGCTGTAAGCCTAAAATTGGATGTAAATAAAGATAATCAGGCGGATTATACTCTTACCTTTTCTATTTATTTACCAGTTACAGAAAATTACTTTTTGAGGTAA
- a CDS encoding prepilin peptidase encodes MVKYFITFWMFLLGASIGSFLNVVIYRLPRGESIVYPPSRCPKCGHKLGAKDLVPVFSYIWLRGRCRYCGEKISARYIMVETLLGLSFSILFWFFGFSLFTIKSALFISLLIPIFFIDLDHMIIPDIISIPGTILGIMMAFLGGNLKDGILGAILSGIILLLIYLFALIIYKQEGMGQGDIKLGLLLGSFLGIKLGVFAIFLGFLIGGIFSIIILLKKEKNLKDAIPFGPFLVVGGIISYFWGNQIIDLYIKFFL; translated from the coding sequence ATGGTTAAATATTTCATAACCTTTTGGATGTTTTTGTTAGGTGCAAGTATTGGAAGTTTTTTAAATGTTGTTATATATAGATTGCCTCGGGGGGAGTCTATAGTTTATCCCCCCTCTCGGTGCCCTAAATGTGGACATAAATTGGGTGCCAAAGATTTGGTTCCTGTGTTCAGTTATATTTGGCTGAGAGGTAGATGTAGATATTGTGGTGAAAAAATATCAGCAAGATATATAATGGTAGAAACTTTATTGGGACTTTCCTTTTCAATTCTTTTCTGGTTTTTTGGTTTTTCCCTTTTCACTATAAAGTCCGCTCTTTTTATCTCTCTTCTTATACCTATTTTTTTCATAGATTTAGATCACATGATCATCCCAGATATTATATCTATACCAGGAACCATATTAGGTATTATGATGGCATTTTTAGGGGGAAATTTAAAGGATGGCATTTTGGGTGCTATTCTTTCTGGAATAATTCTTCTTTTAATTTATCTTTTTGCTTTAATTATCTATAAACAAGAGGGTATGGGACAAGGAGATATAAAGTTGGGATTACTTTTAGGAAGCTTTTTAGGAATAAAATTAGGGGTTTTTGCTATTTTTCTTGGATTTTTGATAGGAGGAATATTTTCAATTATTATTCTTCTTAAAAAGGAGAAAAATTTAAAAGATGCTATTCCTTTTGGACCCTTTCTCGTTGTAGGAGGGATTATATCTTATTTTTGGGGAAATCAGATAATAGACCTTTATATTAAATTCTTCTTATGA
- the acpS gene encoding holo-[acyl-carrier-protein] synthase, with translation MEENLKILGLGLDIIEIDRIREACIKHKNFIERIYSLEERRQVLGRKDIYPSLAVRFSAKEAFIKALGGKYEGWCWRDVEILTGINGKPEVRLKNKALEEALKRGIKDIKLSLSHSNKYAVAVMIILG, from the coding sequence ATGGAGGAAAATCTCAAAATTTTAGGATTAGGTTTAGATATAATTGAAATTGACAGGATAAGAGAAGCTTGTATCAAACATAAGAATTTTATAGAGAGGATTTATTCTTTAGAGGAAAGAAGACAGGTTTTAGGAAGGAAGGATATATATCCTTCCTTGGCAGTAAGATTTTCTGCTAAGGAGGCTTTTATAAAAGCATTGGGAGGAAAATACGAGGGATGGTGTTGGAGAGATGTAGAGATACTTACCGGAATAAATGGTAAGCCTGAAGTAAGATTGAAAAATAAGGCACTTGAGGAGGCTTTAAAGAGGGGTATAAAGGATATTAAACTCAGTCTTTCTCATTCAAATAAATATGCTGTTGCTGTTATGATAATCTTAGGATAA
- a CDS encoding threonine--tRNA ligase — protein MVWYMKWKDKVWECEGNILSCVKKYGLEDIALGAKIGEKTYDLTITPAEGSEVFILDWESPEGKEIFWHTSSHILAHAVKELFPEVKLGIGPAIDEGFYYDFYKKEPFTDEDLKNIERKMEEIVKRNIPLERIELSKEEARRLLSELGENFKLELLEDIPENETISFYKQDNFIDLCRGPHLPSTGYVKYFKLLSSSGAYWKGSEKNPMLQRIYGISFRSKEALEEFIKMREEEMKRDHRKLGKELGLFYMFDEAGPGLVFYPPKGAIIRLIIEEFEKKEHLKRGYLPVITPHIMKVDLWKISGHWDNYRDNMYFFEIEEQEYGIKPMNCPGHILIYRSMVHSYRDLPVRFFEMGTVYRYERSGVLHGLERVRGFTQDDAHIFCTTEQLEDEIKGVLDFTFYMLNSFGMKDYQITLSTKPEKYIGSDEVWEKATRALKNALDSTNRDYIIAEGEGAFYGPKIDIKLKGAFGKMWQGPTIQVDFNLPERFNLTYDTPDGTKERPVMIHRALLGSMERFLAILIENYAGRFPLWLSPTQIIILPIADRHHDYALELKSILEDKDFRVEVDLDPASLNYKIRGAISQKIPYLFIVGDKELTERKVSVRKHDRDLGSFDIESIIKILKEEVEKKL, from the coding sequence ATGGTATGGTATATGAAATGGAAGGATAAAGTATGGGAGTGCGAAGGGAATATACTCTCTTGTGTAAAGAAATATGGCTTAGAGGATATTGCTTTAGGTGCAAAAATTGGTGAGAAAACTTATGATCTGACTATAACCCCTGCTGAAGGTTCAGAGGTATTTATATTGGACTGGGAAAGTCCAGAAGGTAAAGAGATTTTTTGGCATACCTCTTCCCATATTTTAGCTCATGCAGTAAAAGAATTGTTTCCAGAGGTTAAATTAGGCATAGGACCTGCTATTGATGAGGGTTTTTATTATGATTTTTACAAAAAAGAGCCTTTTACAGATGAAGATTTAAAAAATATAGAAAGAAAGATGGAAGAAATAGTCAAGAGAAATATACCTTTAGAGAGAATAGAACTATCAAAAGAAGAAGCAAGAAGATTATTGAGCGAGTTAGGAGAGAATTTTAAGCTGGAGCTATTAGAAGATATTCCAGAGAATGAGACAATATCTTTTTATAAACAGGATAACTTTATAGATTTATGTAGAGGACCCCACTTACCTTCTACAGGATACGTAAAGTATTTTAAACTGCTTAGTTCTTCTGGAGCTTATTGGAAAGGAAGCGAAAAAAATCCTATGCTTCAAAGAATTTATGGAATTTCCTTTAGAAGTAAAGAAGCTCTTGAAGAATTTATAAAAATGAGAGAAGAGGAAATGAAGAGAGACCATAGGAAACTGGGAAAGGAATTAGGGTTATTCTATATGTTTGATGAGGCTGGTCCTGGGTTAGTATTTTATCCTCCTAAGGGAGCAATCATAAGATTGATTATAGAAGAGTTTGAGAAGAAAGAGCATTTAAAAAGAGGTTATTTACCTGTAATTACTCCCCATATAATGAAGGTAGATCTTTGGAAAATCTCGGGACATTGGGATAATTATAGAGATAACATGTACTTTTTTGAGATTGAAGAGCAGGAGTATGGTATCAAGCCCATGAATTGTCCTGGGCATATCTTAATATATAGATCTATGGTTCATAGCTACAGAGATTTACCTGTTAGATTTTTTGAGATGGGTACCGTCTATAGATATGAAAGATCAGGAGTACTTCATGGTTTAGAAAGGGTAAGAGGATTCACCCAAGATGATGCCCATATTTTCTGTACCACTGAACAATTGGAGGACGAAATTAAAGGGGTTTTAGACTTTACTTTTTATATGCTTAACTCTTTTGGTATGAAGGATTACCAAATTACGTTATCTACAAAGCCAGAAAAATATATAGGAAGTGATGAGGTATGGGAGAAAGCAACAAGAGCCTTAAAAAATGCTTTAGATTCAACTAATAGGGATTATATTATTGCAGAAGGTGAAGGAGCTTTTTATGGACCAAAAATTGATATAAAGTTAAAAGGCGCCTTTGGGAAAATGTGGCAGGGACCTACTATTCAAGTAGACTTTAATCTTCCAGAAAGGTTTAACCTTACTTATGACACACCTGATGGAACAAAGGAAAGACCGGTAATGATCCATAGAGCTCTCTTAGGATCCATGGAGAGATTTTTAGCAATCCTAATAGAGAATTATGCAGGTAGATTTCCTCTTTGGCTTTCCCCTACTCAGATTATTATTCTACCAATTGCGGATAGGCACCATGATTATGCTTTAGAATTAAAGAGTATCTTAGAGGATAAGGATTTCAGAGTTGAAGTAGATTTGGATCCTGCAAGTTTAAATTACAAAATAAGAGGAGCTATTTCCCAGAAAATACCCTATCTTTTCATTGTTGGAGATAAAGAGCTTACAGAAAGAAAAGTAAGTGTTAGAAAACATGATAGAGATCTTGGAAGTTTTGATATCGAAAGTATCATAAAAATACTAAAAGAGGAAGTGGAGAAAAAATTATGA